In a single window of the Anguilla rostrata isolate EN2019 chromosome 4, ASM1855537v3, whole genome shotgun sequence genome:
- the ranbp3a gene encoding ran-binding protein 3a, translating to MGGGALDLGHFLLASTVCSSHHSDASESWSHQRTQQALLEKPAIAPPVFVFQKDKAQKRSAGGSSAEDGEDSDKDDDDYCPAVKRERTSSLTQFPPSHSVSKNNVFMPSNFCQSPTGNSDSEPEEKTVGFRLKPPTLIHGQAPSAGVPSQKPKEQQRSVLRPALLQAPAPKPFAQSNSSSGTNGVNKSLDSTAEEQQASRNSTEKSDGIVEETANADLEAGLASARDENRDPKTTPAAASFVFGQNIKDRAKVEESSPPLEAKEGGSPSSKSQSGETNYFLQYISTPSSQKPANNVETGAKFVFGQNMSDRVLSPPKCSESPVEGSKEVPDVPASEPPPQDTIPEKANNVAESLEESAAAYTKATAKRCLLEKVEVITGEESESNVLQIQCKLFVFDKTSQSWVERGRGLLRLNDMASTDDGTLQSRLVMRTQGSLRLILNTKLWAQMQIEKASEKSIRITAMDTEDQGVKVFLISASSKDTGQLSAALHHRILALRSRAEQETETKPAVPEAPVPQSNEEDSDEDDVMAPSAGAAPASGNSRLLVSAARRPLRAPAPVSLPEGPR from the exons agaaACCTGCCATAGCACCACCAGTATTTGTGTTCCAGAAGGATAAAGCACAGAAG agATCAGCTGGTGGATCCAGTGCAGAAGATGGGGAAG ATTCAGACAAAGACGATGATGATTACTGTCCTGctgtgaaaagagaaagaacatCATCTTTAACGCAGTTCCCACCTTCTCATTCTG TGTCAAAGAATAATGTGTTCATGCCCTCCAATTTCTGCCAGTCTCCAACTGGAAACTCTGACTCAGAACCAG AGGAAAAGACAGTTGGATTTCGGCTGAAGCCGCCAACCTTGATCCACGGACAGGCGCCAAGCGCAG gcGTCCCCAGCCAGAAGCCCAAGGAGCAGCAGCGTAGCGTGCTTCGCCCGGCGCTGCTCCAGGCCCCGGCCCCCAAGCCTTTCGCCCAGTCCA ATTCCAGCAGCGGGACGAATGGCGTGAATAAGTCATTGGACAGCACCGCAGAGGAGCAGCAGGCCTCTCGGAATAGCACGGAGAAGTCCGACGGCATCGTGGAGGAGACG GCGAACGCTGATCTGGAGGCTGGCCTGGCCAGCGCGAGGGACGAGAACAGGGACCCGAAGACCACACCCGCTGCGGCTTCCTTCGTGTTCGGCCAGAATATCAAAGACAGAGCAAAG GTGGAAGAAAGCAGTCCCCCTTTGGAAGCAAAAGAGGGTGGCTCTCCATCATCAAAGTCTCAGTCAGGGGAAACTAATTATTTCCTGCAGTATATCAGCACCCCCAG ttcacaGAAACCCGCTAACAATGTGGAAACTGGGGCAAAGTTTGTTTTCGGACAGAATATGTCTGACCGCGTCCTG agTCCTCCAAAGTGTAGCGAATcaccagtagagggcagcaAAGAGGTTCCAGATGTCCCAGCTTCTGAACCTCCTCCACAGGACACTATTCCCGAGAAGG CTAACAACGTAGCCGAGTCGCTGGAGGAGTCTGCCGCAGCGTACACTAAAGCCACAGCTAAGAGGTGTCTACTGGAGAAAGTGGAGGTGATCACGGGAGAGGAGTCGGAGAGTAATGTTTTACAG ATACAGTGCAAATTATTTGTGTTCGACAAGACGTCCCAGTCCTGGGTAGAGCGAGGCAGAGGTCTGCTGAGGCTGAACGACATGGCGTCCACTGACGACGGCACGTTGCAGTCCAGATTAG TAATGCGAACCCAGGGCAGCCTGCGCTTGATTCTCAACACTAAGCTATGGGCCCAGATGCAGATCGAGAAGGCCAGCGAGAAGAGCATCCGCATCACCGCCATGGACACAGAGGACCAGGGCGTCAAGGTCTTCCTCATATCG GCCAGCTCCAAGGACACGGGCCAGCTCTCCGCCGCCCTGCACCACCGCATCCTGGCGCTGCGCAGCCGAGCCGAGCAGGAGACCGAAACCAAGCCCGCCGTCCCCGAGGCCCCGGTGCCCCAGTCCAACGAGGAGGACAGCGACGAGGACGACGTCATGGCCCCGTCGGCCGGCGCCGCCCCCGCCAGCGGTAACTCGCGCCTCCTCGTCTCCGCCGCCCGCCGTCCTCTCAGAGCGCCGGCACCGGTCTCGCTCCCGGAAGGGCCGAGGTAA